In Triticum urartu cultivar G1812 chromosome 6, Tu2.1, whole genome shotgun sequence, the following proteins share a genomic window:
- the LOC125514580 gene encoding dirigent protein 1-like, which produces MATIVGYMYIYSSYHEVHSSFHMIHPTITSAIIASMPRVLFLVGLTLALATATAAARSRQIHLRFYMHDITGGPGQTAVQLVKGPGPAHPFMPGAHFGDTTVIDDALTEGPSGASRAVGRAQGSYMLAGLKEPVLMVSMTVALTGGPYNGSTIAVVGRDDISAAVRELAVAGGTGAFRKATGHVLWRTARMESRDHMVLELDVYATVPAAVAAPIDGQREAGVLNI; this is translated from the coding sequence ATGGCGACCATCGTCGGCTATATGTATATATACAGCTCGTACCATGAAGTCCATTCATCGTTCCACATGATACATCCTACAATTACGTCCGCAATTATCGCATCAATGCCTCGCGTCCTCTTCCTCGTTGGTTTGACCCTCGCCTTGGCGACCGCGACGGCTGCCGCGCGGAGCCGGCAGATCCACCTGCGCTTCTACATGCACGACATCACCGGCGGCCCGGGACAGACGGCGGTGCAGCTCGTGAaggggcccggccccgcgcaccCGTTCATGCCGGGCGCCCACTTCGGCGACACGACGGTGATCGACGACGCGCTGACGGAAGGCCCCAGCGGGGCATCGCGGGCCGTCGGTCGCGCGCAGGGGTCGTACATGCTGGCGGGACTCAAGGAGCCCGTGCTGATGGTGTCCATGACCGTGGCGCTCACGGGCGGCCCGTACAACGGCAGCACCATCGCTGTGGTGGGCCGGGACGACATCTCCGCGGCGGTCAGGGAGCTCGCGGTCGCCGGCGGCACGGGCGCGTTCCGGAAGGCGACGGGGCACGTTCTGTGGCGGACGGCCAGGATGGAGTCGCGCGATCACATGGTGCTGGAGCTGGACGTCTACGCGACCGTGCCGGCCGCTGTTGCTGCTCCGATCGACGGGCAGCGTGAGGCCGGCGTTTTGAATATTTAG